The Salvelinus alpinus chromosome 25, SLU_Salpinus.1, whole genome shotgun sequence genomic sequence AGCCGCCTCTACATGTCTCCCCCTTTCCCCATTTGCTATCCTCCATTTCCTCCTctgcctcacccctccctcctttcctccccctttcccttccctctCTATCCACCTCGCCCTGACGTCTGTGCTATTCTGTGCAGTATTTGGCAGGCGAGCCAGACCACAAGTTCAGCCAGGAGGCTTGGTTTCACTCGAGCCCTACGGCCACGAGTAAACACGTTATAACCTGTCATAGAGAGTGTGTCGGGAGTCACGCTCCTCTCGGAAATAAAAACACAGGCGTTCAGTCTCCAACACGTCTGTGGCTTCGCTATTGTGGACCATAACCAACGCTGTCGTGTTTGAGGTGTCTCACCCACTGTATGTGTATCTCTTTGTTTTGTTTCGAGAAGGGTCGTCGGGTGcataggcacacacacgcacgttcaCACGTACGTGtgtgtccccccctttgctgctataacagcatccactcttctgggaaggcattccactagatgttggaacattgctgtggggacttgcttccattcagccacaagagcattagcgaggtcgggtattgatgttgggcgattaggcctggctcgcagtcggtgttccaattcatcccaaaggtgctcgatggggtcgaggtcagggctctgtgcaggccagttaagttcttccataccgatctgaacaaaccatttctgtatggacctcactttgtgcacgggggcattgtcatgctgaaacaggaaagggccttccccaaactgttgccacaaagttggaagcacaaaatcgtctagaatgtacgctgtaattgtatgctgtaacgttaagatttcctttcactggaactaaggggcctagtacgaaccatgaaaagcagccccagaccattattcctcctccaccaaactttacagttggcattatgcattcgggcagatagcgttctcctggcatccgccaaaccccgatttgtccgtcagactgccagatggtgaaccgtgactcatcactccagagaacgcgtttccactgctccagagtccaatggcggtgagctttacaccactccagccgtcgcttggcattgcacacggtgatgttaggcttgtgtgcggctgctcagccattgaaacccatttcatgcagctcccgacgaacagttcttgtgctgacattgcttccagaggcagtttggaactcagtagtgagtgagAATGAGGTGAGaatttttacgtgcttcagcacttggcggtcccgttctgtgagcttgtgtggcctaccacttcacggctgagccgttgttgctcctagatgtttccacttcacaataacagcacttacagttgaccaggacagctctagcagggcagaaatttgacgaactgacttgttggaaaggtagcatcctatgacggtgccatgttgaaattcactgagctcttctactgccaatgtttgtctatggagattgcatggctgtgtgctcgattttatacacctgttagcaacaGAAATCCAATGACAgctaattttcagttttcccctccccactcagaccaatcTTAGAAAGTCCTTGCAAAATTCTTGATTGAGAAATTGctatttgctaagaagctatttttgtttctttttgacatttttaattgaaaacaatcacagtaaggtacttaattgttacccagaaaggatttgatattgagataaaaacagctgcattggactttTTAACTCCCTGAACAGTTCTTCCATTCTTTCAgcgccgctctctctctttcacctacACCCCATCGgcactcacacagacagaaatCGCAGAGTAGCAAATCACAGTCAGCAGCAACAACTTTATTTTACTTTCCGTCCCTCTACTCTCCTGTATTTTTTTGAAAAGCAGCACTACACAGGATTGAGCATATGGATGAagacggggggtggggggggcatcAGTTTATGGACCTCCCCTAGAAATTGTTTGCGAATGTTGGATGGTTTGATGACGTTAAAAGACGTGTTGGTTTGAGTCTACGTCAGGGAGGTGAGGTCTGTCATCCGACCACAAACAGAGTCAGTAACCCTTTAGTCAGTGGTTTTCATTCTCACACCAGCCCCGTCTCGACCCAAACcaaatgtctgtctgcctgtctttccCATGGACAACTAAAAACCTCTTCAGTCACGTCACACCATacaactgacacacacaccttcttAAGCCATCTAGACACCACCTGTCCTTAGTGTAACTCAACTCCTGTCACACACCTTAGAGCTCAGTGTACCAAAACGTCATGGTGAACGAGGCACTTTGTTTATCTTGACAATTCAACCATGAGCGCACCAATTGTAAATGTTTGATGTTCTACACGTGGCGTAAGTCTGGGTTGTCAAGATAAATTCAGTAGCACGTTAGCCATGAAGCTTTCAGGAAACTCGCCTCAGGTCTTGGAGACATGGTCGTCTCCCTCAACCCATTACATCTCTGTACACCCCTGCCTTATCGCTAACCAACATCGCTAACACAAACCATCACCAACAGCAAATAGCCCTGGgattagagctagctagctacggatccttggtaataactacagtacacaTATTGCCTCCGTTTCTGACTAACATGCTGTTGATGCTGTGCTTTGCTCTCCGGCTCACTTTCTCCCTCTCGCATCGTCTGTCAGGTTAAAACGACAATATGGAGGAGATCGATACAGCGCTaacctctgtgttctaggtggtGTGGTAACATGAAAGGTGTACTAGGAAGTGTCTGAGTCTAGATGGTTCTAAGCAGTCTACTCTACGTGGTTATGAATAGTGttgtaacacctcccccatacaCACAAAATGGGAGTATGACACAATGTCTTCTTAAATAAAAAGCGGTACAAGTGCATCGGCATACAAAACATTACCATGGTGTAAAAACAAACATTAACATTAAAAACCATAAATAAATTAATAtcatattttatatatttatatatagttgGGTACTTTTGCTTTCTACTCTGTTCAGTAATTTGGTTTTCATTTTGAAAGGTGCCAGGTTAGAAGTTAATGTGGACTGTAACTAGAGAACTTATTCATGATTAGCAAACGGGGATGAAGGCATTGATAAAGCGTGTCAGCGGTTAACCTTTTCAGTCTCTCCTTTCAGTCAACTTACTACCATAGGTGGCAGAGCATCAGTCCATGCTCTTAAGTCTATTGGTTCTGTTCTGTTGTTTTCTGATGGAAAGTTGGTCTCCTTCCAGAAAGGAAGTTCATGAGATTTGGAACTTCGGAACCTTAGAACCTGTAACATGTTCTGTTCTGAGTGTTGACAGTCCAGTTTTGAAAGCACCTCGCCTTCCTTTTATTCTCCTTTTATACAAAAATAAacattctctcttcctctttttcaGCCGCGTTTAGTTGTTCATAGAACTAGAggcatctcttcctctctgtctggtcCGATCTCTTGCCGTAGCTCTGTTCCAGATACTGCCTCACATCCTTCAGGTTGTAGAAAAAGGGTCCCTTCCCTCCAAGGTAGGCGATCTTCCTCCTCTGCACGATGCACACCCTCTCGTTGGACACGCCGTAGGCCACGTTAGCATTGTTGTCCATGCAGTCGGCCACCAGCTGGCACTGAGATGGCAGGCTGAAGGACTCAATCAGCTTCTTGGCCGCCAccaccctctcctccagtgatCGGTGCTTCCTGACCTCGAAGGAGCGCGGGCCCATGGCGGGCGCCACCCAGCCGTCCGAGGGGTGTGCCTCGTCGATGTAGACCAGCAGGAAGTCGGCCACATCTGAGAACTCCTCCACCAGCCGCCGGAAGGCGGGCAGGTGGCTGATGAAGGGAGGTCAGGTGGCCGAGCCGAAGTTCACCACAAGAGGGCGGTCCGACGACTCGAAGTCCAGCAGGCGGCACTCGTCCCCGGGATGAGGGCCCGTGGTGGTGGTCAAGCTGCTCCGCCGCCGGAAGCTACCAGGAACCTTGACCACTTTGGAGTTGGGTGCCTCAAAACCCAGTTTAACCTGcatgggagaggaaggagaggagggaggaggagagaaagagaggttggTTAGCAACTGTTTGTATTGAGATTAACAGTCTTTCTAAAAGAATAGAAAGGTTTGGTTTTGACAGTCAATCAAGTGTAGACCAGGCACaataatatatactgtacattcataCATACACACTCGTACACACATGCCCACAAccatgcacacccacacacacacacacacacccacaaaacacTAAATAATGCTTGACATGTTGTGAGGTGTCAAGTGCTAGACAGGACGTAATGGAAACTTGCACATTGAACTCACTGAGAATAACAAGCGCACAAAGCTGTCAATCAGGGCAAGCCTcaagaatgagtgtgtgtgtgtgtgttagttgtgCGTGGATCCGCTGTTTGTTCACCTGCACCcattaaattattgcatctgagctcctagagtgtgaggCTTTTCTTGTTCAAGTGTTCACCCGCCCGCAATTGCTAATTACCCATCCGCAACCGCCTGACTaagccttcagaaagttttcacaccccttgactttttccacaatttgttgtgttacaaggtgggattaaaattgatttaattgtaaatatttgtcaatgatctacacaaaatactcttatGTCAaagtgggggaaagattctaacatttgtaaaagaaAGAACATAAAATATAAAACACGAATATCTCGATTTCCAGTTTTGAAAGCACCTCACCTTCCTTTTATTCTCCTTTTATACAAAAATAAacattctctcttcctctttttcaGCCGTGTTTAGTTGTTCATAGAACTAGAGGCATGTCTTCTTCTCTGTCTGGTCCGATCTCTTGCCGTAGCTCTGTTCCAGATACTGCCTCACATCCTTCAGGTTGTAGAAAAAGGGTCCCTTCCCTCCAAGGTAGGCGATCTTCCTCCTCTGCACGATGCACACCCTCTCGTTGGACACGCCGTAGGCTACGTTAGCATTGTTGTCCATGTATTCAACCCTCTAGAATCATGTTtggtagcaattacagctgtgagtctttctgggtaactctaaaagctttgcaaacctggattgtacaatatttgcatattattcttCTTCAATCTCCAAGCAGTTGACCATTGCTAGACAGCATTTTAACGTCTTGCCATCGATTTTAAAGTctatttaaatcaaaactgtaattaAGTCAATCAGGAACGTACAATGTCATCATGGTAATCAACTCCAGTGTAtttttggctttgtgttttaggttattatcctgctgaaaggtgaattagtctccaagtgtctgttggaaattcctctaggattttgactgTGTTTAGCactattctgtttatttgtatccttaaaaaaactccctagtccttgccgatgacaggcatacccataacatgatgcagccagcacCAAGCTTGAAAATcaggagtggtactcagtgacgtgttgtgttggatttgctttttgtattcaggacataaagttaattactttgccacatttcttgcagttttactttagtgccttactgcaaacaggatgcatgttttggagggggaaaaaaattctgtacaggcttccttcttttcactctgttaatctgtgtttgaaattcactgctccactgagggaccatacagataattgtatgtgtggggtacaaagatgaggtagtcattcaaaaatcatgtttaacactatAGTCCATGCTAATTATTTAGTGAatcgttaagcacatttttactcctgaacttatgtatgcttgccataacaaaagggttaaaTACTTTTTTCGAAAATCATAATTCCACGTTgatattattgggtattgtgtgtgggccagtgactcaaaatctaaatgtaatccattattaATCCAGGatccacaacaaaatgtggaaaaagtcaagggatgtgaatcatttctgaaggcactgtatatgtgacAAAGTGaacatctgaccctaacccacaaATATAGAAAATGCACTGTGGGCTACAGTCAGAGATTGCAGAAcgatttttttggggggactaATTTAGATATGTTTGTGCTTATCTCTCTGACAATTTTGTAGGCtttttgttagtcaacttgttgacacatgcagcttctcttctgtcattatatggtgccctagaagactaaataaacctttgctcaccagaataatgtcatagATGATAGAATGAATggttcaatctagttgacatcggtaaCGTTTTCTCTGGGATCTCTGGTTCTTTCACAGAGCAAAgacgtttagggaccggggaCAAAATGCAATAACTCGACGACAAAAAAAACGGGAAAATGTTCAAATGACATCAATTTGACTGGTTGTGAAAACTGTGAAAAACGACCCGACATGTTTCTGGGaagatttcagttcggcttggatgcatattttatgtggttgaaatactatcagcttttatgatgctgataaataTAGCACCAATACAGACGGTATCCAACGGTACATTTGCATTCtgtcaagatgctgaaagaaagaaataatatttctccactcctcttctcgaGTGAAAATGTTGCCTACATTTGGCGTATAATTTAACTGCAAGAAATGCGTGAGTTTATATTCAGGCTATATGAGAGGTTACAGGCcgacagtcagtgtccagatttcagtttccatttaacccatctgaacagtaggctaaagTTCACTTgacgtgccataggcctatttgaagtccccaTCTTGTGACGGTCGAATTTGTACAGCGCCTCACAATCACTGCTATCATCTTTTACaacttcaccaaatctttcccaaagATTACTTTTCTGaccctcccttctctttacttTCAGCTCCATTTCAaagcttttctcttattgaattaaactctgaCATTGTCCTTTTTCCCTCCTTGGATCGACGTGAACATTTTCTGCCTTTTCCCAAAAGCATTTAGTGATTGGCGTGTAGGCTATTTGGCATACACACAGTTACATGCTGACTGCAACgggcgcgtgcgtgcgtgcgtacgtgtgtgcCATCGCGCGCATggtgattttgtccatccaccccagacacgatcaggacacgcaggttggaATATCAAAACAAACGTTGAACCATTAagttggggacaggtcaaaacatATTTAAAACATTCACGGGCATTTAGCTAGCTGACTCGCTGTTGCTAGCTATTTTGTCTTGGGATATAAACactgggttgttattttaccggATATGTACAAGGTCCTTTTTTTCATGGATCTTTGTCgaattttgacccattttgagtcacacaaaatcgtgtgttctttactccgacaattaatccacagataaaaggggaaaccTAGTTCATTTCTAGAAATCTCTCCTTGTTCAGTCaaatcacgtgtgtgtgtgtgtgtgtgtgtgtgtgtgtgtgtgtgtgtgtgtgtacattaacCAAGCCAAGAGTCATTCATCAAAGTGAGATGGAGAGTGCTGGACAGAATTGCTTGCCTCCCCATGATCTCAATCCCCACTCGAACACCGCAAACCTGCCTCCCCATGACAGATCTAGAACATTGTAAATCTTCCTAAATGTTTTTCTTAGGTCATTTTGGAGGCAACGTCCGTTCGAGGTATTTTACATCAGTAAGTGATTAGATGTATTGAATTGACCAGTACACATGATAGACTTCCCCAAGTCCCTTTCATCCAGTCAGTCAGCAGCCTAAGAGTTGAAAAGAGGGTGAGTGCTGTTGTGGTAAGAGCCTTTTGACACTAACATTGCAATACTCTGTAACAGCCCCGACGCTGATTAGGCATGACTCATGAGAGTTCAGGAAAAGGTAGAAAAATGTAGTGTTTAGTAGGAGTAGGTGACGTAGACACAGCATGGGACAGGAGATTGAgggaagaaggggagagagagaaggagaggagaaagagaggtggaaaCAGATAGAGAGCCATGGACTGaacgagaggcagggagaggggaagagagagggcatGAGAAAGGGAAaaagaaggagtgagagagagaggctggaggaaaggagggagagaaagagaggaggaatgtGACAATAATACAACAGAGGATCAAACTATCAAGaagaggggagatgtgggggaaTCCTCTACCAAATTACCCAAAACTAGACACCCGCATTCTTCAGTAACTAACTTCATGCACGTGCTTCATGCATATAAAACGTGTAAATCCATACTGTACATTTACCTGGCTATCAAAATGCCTGTGTCAGATGATCTGTGTTAAATCTTACATGTGTACCTGGCTACCTGCCTGATGCCTAGTGTCTGGTTAGGACTGACACAACGATGTCTGTTTGGTTTGAGAGTTAAAATGTAACATTTAGGAGAAGCCAGACCTCTGAATTTCCAAGTAACTGAGGGTGAATGGCCCTCAGGTGTTTGACTGTCTGGGGGCCAAAGTTCATCACTTTTTAGATCAGATAacctacatttgatttgatattaaagTTCGACATGCTGATTTAAACAAGGTGACCCATGGACATGGTCTCAGATGGCAAGATAAGAATTCAGCAATGCAGAAATAGTATAATTGTCCTTTCAGAATGAATGAATAAAAAAAAGACTATACACTGCTTTTGAAATGGCAAGAGTTACAGAGAAGCATGCCCAGCGAGACTATAAGTTTATTTATAAAGCACATTAGAATAGACTAGGcgtaacatagtaaaaataaatccGTGACACTgaaatttgtatgatatgttatgtttggcatggttacataagacagatggttacttaagacaAAAATTAAAGTAAGGTGGTTGGTCAGGGGTGGGCTCGTAATGTGAACATCTAGGAACCCAATCGTTGctagtttgaatctcatcatagacaactttagcattttagacaattagctacttttgcaaCCACTTAGCTTGTTAGCTAACACCtactctaaccataaccctttaacctaactcctaaacttgacactaaccgtaaccctaacccctagcatGGCTAACATTAGACagcaagctaacattagccacccagctggaattcgtaacatatactaagtttagcaaattcgtaacatattgtatgttaagcaaattcgtaacatattgtatgtttgCAAGTCTTAACTgatttgtctagttaaataaataaagcttaaattaaaaaaaattgaaaacgaactgggtgatggacatccacaaattaataccatACAAAACGTGACATATAATATAAGTTTGccagatttacatacagaataatacaaaatgcgcTGAGACCAGGTTGTGTGCTGAATTGGTTTTGACCAACTTTTATGCACGATGCCATTCTGACTCTTTTAGAGAACACTATTTTGCCGCCACAATGCCCAAGACCTGTGGGTGTGTTGTGCACAGGTATGCCACAATACAACTTCCTACAACTCATAGTACAACCATAAACTCTAACTAAAGCGTAGCCTGCAGTGAGTTAATATATATATGACAATACAACATGGTTCATTACCTGTTTATATGCATCCAGCAGGAAGCTGTTCCATATGGACCGGAGCCCTGCCGAGGTCAGCATACGCTGCCACTCTCCCCCGCCGCTGCCCGAGCAGCTCAGTAAGGACACTAGGCGCTTCACCAGCACCACCGAGTCGTAGAGCGCGAGGAACAAACAGTTGGAGAAGAAACCGGGCAGGATCTGGAGAGTGACCAGTAGGTCCACGCTGCCAGCGCCCATTTTATTTTAGGTTTCTGTCCCCAGACTAAAGGCGACTCCAGAGGCAGCGCAGCTCTGTCTCGGTTTTAGCTGCTTTCCAAACACATTCCGCGCCGGCTGGTGCTCCTCTGCTGTCCCCTGCTCGCTGTCGAACACTTTCACACACTTGCATAAatatgtctctgtcccctctaTCGAAGG encodes the following:
- the dio2 gene encoding type II iodothyronine deiodinase, translated to MGAGSVDLLVTLQILPGFFSNCLFLALYDSVVLVKRLVSLLSCSGSGGGEWQRMLTSAGLRSIWNSFLLDAYKQVKLGFEAPNSKVVKVPGSFRRRSSLTTTTGPHPGDECRLLDFESSDRPLVVNFGSATUPPFISHLPAFRRLVEEFSDVADFLLVYIDEAHPSDGWVAPAMGPRSFEVRKHRSLEERVVAAKKLIESFSLPSQCQLVADCMDNNANVAYGVSNERVCIVQRRKIAYLGGKGPFFYNLKDVRQYLEQSYGKRSDQTERKRCL